The following DNA comes from Diceros bicornis minor isolate mBicDic1 chromosome 7, mDicBic1.mat.cur, whole genome shotgun sequence.
ctgagcagagaacccagccatGCCATGCCggacttctgccctccagaactgtgaactAATAAGCGGGTGTTAtttcaagccactaaatttgttgtAATTTGCTACatggcaatagaaaactaatacaccccCATGGTTTTTAACCctccaataaaacttttattGTGGCCTTACCTAGTCCAGGCCTTTAACCCTCATAACAGTCTTAATAGccagatatttttattatcacttttcacagatgaggaaacaggctcagagagatgaaatacTTTTCCTAAGGTCACAGGGCTTACTAATCACTTACTAGTGACAGGGCTGAGATGTTTACTCAGGCAGTCTGACCTCAGAATCCACACTCTGTGGCTTCTCATTGCCCTTAGGATAGGTCCAAATACTGATGCATGGAATTAAAAGTCCTTCCTGATGCGGCTCATGCTCACCCATCGAACCTCACTCTTAGACACTCCTCTCCCTTAAACTCCTTGCAGCCCCACTAACCACCATGCTCTCTTGATTCCTTGACTTTGCACATATGGCTCCTTCTGCCTGGGATgctgcctgcctcctcccctccatttattttttcttgggcAGATTCAAATAGTGCTTCCAGTCTTGCCTAAGATGCCACCTCCCCGGGGAAGCTTTCCTTGACTCTCCCAGACTGGTAGGATGCTACTCCAGCATTCCCCTAGCACCTCATGATCTCCCTTATCAGAGCACAGAAGACCCTATGTTGGACATATTTGCTCAGCTGTGCTCTCCACTAGATTGTGAGCTCCCTGCAGGCCAAGACTGTGATTTGTTCATCATCAAAtccctagcacagtacctggagtgcagtaggtactcaataaatatttactgagtttatGAGTGAATGAATAGGAATGCGTTATTCAgcaggcaatggggagccattcAACAGCTTGAAGCAAGGTAGTGGCCTTATCAGACCTGTACCCACAAAGATAAGCTGAGGGCAATCCTTGCACACAAGGGACCATCCTCAACAGAATCTGAGGATGAAAAAAGTTCATTTGCATGGTGGTCTTGGATTTCTTGAGCTGTGAAACTTGGCTCATCTCTTCTTGACCACATCTAGATATTGGAAGATGCCAGAAACTGTCATGGTAATGACTAAGTTTCCCTTTATGGAGGTGAGATGTGAAAAAAGAGCTTGTGACCTGGGTATGGGCCCCAAACTCCCACTAGAATCAGGCGTCCCCCTGCCAAGAAGGCTGTGAGAAGCCGAGGCGACGTGGGGAGCCACAGACATGACCCTGCGGGAACCACGAGCAGCCTCTGAAGGTCCTCCTCCAGCCTAGACTTTTCTATATCTACACTTGCTCATGGAGCACACTCCCCCATCTTGTTATGCTTAAATATGCAAATACTGCTTCCCGAGGCAGAAGATGGAAGGCCTTCTGCGTTCAAGGTGAGCTTACAGCTCCCAGCTGGAGGGCATGTAATGCGGTTAGAGGGTCTCCGTTAGAGACGCTGAGTGTCTTGGTTTCTCCGTCTGCGCACAGGGCACTCCCCCAGACGGCGATGCCTTGACGGACCAGGAAACGCGTCCGGGGGCGCCGGGAAAGGTGCGCAAGTCAAGTCAAGATGCGTCTAACTAGCTTTAGATGCATCGAGAGGAGCCAGTGGGCCGAGGGAGACGCAGAGCCGATCTGCGCCCAAGCACCGGCTCCACGCCCTGCAGCCCACGGGTCCCCGAGTTCTCCCTACGCGGACGCGCAACAGAGCCGCCAGCCCTCAGAAGGGGCGGAGACTACCGACTCCGGCGCAGGAGAGAGACGGACTGGGCGCACGCGACGCGGCGAGGCCGCGAGGGGCGGGTCTGGGCACCGCACCTCCCCTGCTCCGGCCGCAGCTCTAGGTGCCGGGGGCGGGAAGAGGAGGAGCCACGTGGGGAGGAGCAAAACCCGGAGGCCCCGGGAACCTTCGCCAGAGCCAGAACGGCGGGAGCCCGAGCCCGGGCGCCCTGCCCTGGGAGAGCGCGCCGTCCGGGCCGAGCACAGCCGCAGCCGCAGACGCTCCAGCCCGCGCTAGCGCTTGCCTTTGGTGCGCAGGTGGGGAGGAGGGCCAGGGGTGACGGAGGCGAGGGTTCCGGGCTCCTATCCTGTCCTagagctgccaggctgcttgCCCTGCCTTGCCGTCCCAGCGGGGCCCGACCCGACCCGCCCCCTGCGTCCCGGTTGCACCATGGATCCTTCGGAGAAGAAGATATCGGTGTGGATCTGCCAGGAGGAGAAGCTGGTGTCGGGCCTCTCCCGCCGCACCACTTGCTCGGACGTGGTGCGGGTGCTGTTGGAGGACGGCTGCCGGCGGCGACGGAGGCAGCGGCGAGGCCGGCGGCGGGGAGCGGCCGGCGACCCGCCAGCTCCGGGGGAGATGCCGGAACCCCCGGACGAGGACGACGAGGACGACGACGAGGCGCTGCCACAGGGCATGCTGTGCGGGCCTCCGCAGTGCTATTGCATCGTGGAGAAGTGGCGGGGCTTTGAGCGCATCTTGCCCAACAAGACGCGCATCTTGCGCCTCTGGGCCGCCTGGGGCGACGAGCGAGAGAATGTGCGCTTCGTGCTGGTGCGCAGCGAGGCGTCGCTGCCCAACGCGGGCCCCCGCAGCGCCGAGGCGCGCGTCGTGCTCAGTCGCGAGCGCCCCTGCTCGGCTCGGGGGGTCCCGGCGCGGCCCGGCTTAGCCATGACCCAGGAGAAGCAGCGGCGGGTGGTGCGCAAGGCCTTCCGCAAGTTGGCCAAGCTCAACCGGCGGCGCCAGCAGCAGCCGTCGTCGCCCTGTTCGTCCTCGTCGTCCACAGCTTCATCTTGCTCGTCGTCGCCGCGGGCCTCCGAGAGCGCGTCGGTGGAGCGCATGGAGACGCTGGTGCATTTGGTGCTCTCCCAGGACCACACCATCCGTCAGCAGGTGCAGCGGCTCCGGGAGCTGGACCGCGAGATCGATCGCTACGAGGCCAAGGTGCACCTGGACCGCATGCGGCGGCACGGAGTCAACTACGTGCAGGACACGTACTTGGTGGGCGCAGACAACGAGCTCGACGGGCCCAGCCCGGAAGAGGAGCCggaggcggtggcggcggcggcgccccTGGATGGCGAGGCTCAGGCGGCCGCgctggaggagctggcccggcGCTGCGACGACCTGCTGCGGCTGCAGGAGCAGCGGGCCCAGCAGGAGGAGTTGCTCGAGCGCCTCTCAGCCGAGATTCAGGAGGAGCTCAACCAGAGATGGATGCGGCGGCGTCAGGAGGAGCTCGCAGCGCGAGAGGAGCCCCCCGAGCCGGACGGCAGCCTCGACGGcgagctgctgctggagcaggAGCGGGTCAGGACTCAGCTCAGCACCAGCCTCTATATCGGGCTCCGGCTCAACACGGACCTGGAGGCCGTCAAGTCGGACTTGGATTACAGCCAGCAGCAGTGGGACAGCAAGGAGCGCGAACTGCAGGGTCTTCTCCAGACTTTGCACACGTTGGAGCTGACGGTGGCGCCCAGTGGGACTCCCGGCTCGGGCGGACCCTCGCGGGAACCCCGGCCTCAGGCCTGCGCGGAGGTGTGGGTGGACCAGGCCCGCGGACTGGCCAAGAGCTGTCCTGGCAACGACGAGGACTCGGATACCGGGCTGAGCTCGATGCACAGCCAGGACTCGGACTCGGTGCCGGTGTGCGAATCCCTTGTGTaggaggagcagggtgggagAGCGAGACGGCCGCCTCCCTTCCTTGTAGAAAGCACCAGTCCCGCCGGCTCAGGGACTTGAAACCAGGCTGGAGGTGGGCCCGGAGCTCCTGCCGGGCACAGCGCTCCGCCTGGGCGGGGGAAGGGGTCGGGACGCCTGCCCCGCAGCCGTGCTCCTCTGGCTCCGGAGTGAGTGCGGAGGAGGACGCGGGAGGAGAAAGCCGGGTCTCCAAAACAAGCTCTTttaggggaaggaaggagggaggaagtgagAACCCCCTATGGTAGAAAACAAACGCCCCAGGAAAATTGACGTGGTCCGAGCCcattttcaaaaaaggaaaaaagaaagtattatGGAGATTTCACCACTCTTCTGTATGGGAAGGACTGATGGCAGCTAGAACTTTAGTTTGTGGCAtaaagtgcttttaaaagaaACACTTGGATGAAAAGGAAATTCCTTGAATGTTAATTGTGGCTGTGAACGTGTTAAAACTAGCCAAAGAGGACGCACTGGTGTTGGTCTCAGCCTTACTTACATCTTTGATAAAAACCCATAGGCACCAAAATCCCGGCTGTTTACATTACATTTCTGCAGATTGGGGAATTATCCATCTGCTGAGctgtttgccttttattttctttcaaaggcTGAACTGTATGGAAGCATAACCCTGTATTTCCTCCTAGCAAATACAGTGTACATTAAAATGGGATCCTTTTTCCAAAATAACCTTTAATTATTACAAAAGCCAAACATAACCCTTTTGAGATATGGAATCCTGGCAGACATAATCCCAGGTTAAAATTTAATCTAGGCCCTTGGGGATTTGTTCCTGCAAAGgtatgtgtgtttttctttcattcatattgCCACTCCATCCACTCAATCACTGTtccttcagaaaaaagaaaagggacgTTGCAGAATTCAAGTTAAGTACAACTAAATTTGCTGTTTAATCAGCACCCTGGTTGAAACTAAGACTTGAAAGCAAAGATCTTTGCTAGTGTGCGGCTTTTGATCTGAGCTATAAGATTAAAACTAGTCATGACCTCAATAGATTTTACCCAAACCCAAATCTACCTTCACTATCTTTGGTCAGAGATTAATTAGTTACTTGTCCAGACCTAAACTGAGATAGGGTAAATATTAAGGTTTACTAGATAAggcctgaaaagaaaaaaacaatccgaCAATCTAATATACACCTTGGGTGAACAATTTGATTAACAACGGCACGTAGCCATAGATAAAAACATGTGCAAGTGAGCTAATGACTTGGCTTGAATGACTCTTGTCTAGCTCACACCTTTGCACACGCCAGGCGATGCAAGTGCAACACCTCTCCCTCAATAGGTGGTGATGGAGCCCCCATGTAATTGTTCCAGTTGTTTCCATGAAAACTTATCAGTTGGAGCTGGTTGTTGCGTCTGTGGAAGGAGCTTGCTGGCCGTGTTCCCTCTGGAGCTTAGTACTTCTGAGGAATGTGGGATCTAATCTGTCCTGAGGAGGGATTAACAATGGGCTGTGTGTGTGGTGCCAGCCTGGTGCAGAAGCCGGGTATCAACCTCCCCGTGCAGGGGCTGGCTCCAGTTTCAACACTACACGTGAAGATAACTTAAGAGGTCTTGCTATATAGAGAAGTTTCTTCCCTTGGAGAGATTCTCTGTCTGTCCAATGGGAGCCTGCCCTCCTGACCTCCTCAAGTCATGTTGACTGTCTCCTTTTTAGAGACAGTCCCCTCCatcccacctcctccctgctaTTACAACACTAGtggatattttcaatttttcaagtaaaatgagaattaaaaggCTGTTTTCTTAATTGATGTTTTCAGAAGACGTTAGCTGGCATAATTATGGTTTTTTACTTTCATCTGATGCAGAAAACATCTATGCATTTGGTCTTGAGCATGATTAAAATGAGGAAGGGACCGAAAGAAACCCACCGTCCCCAATCATTGCATCCCATAAACACAAAGCCTAATGACAGCTTTCCTTGTGAGACAGAGGTAAAATCCTCATTAGTGTGTGACAAACGCCACTTATCTGCATGGTTTATGCTGGCAGTGGGCTGACCTGGTTTAAAACTTattgtgctttttgtttttccctagggaggtgggggaggcggTTCTTTGATGTTTGTTAACTCAAAAGAGGACCCAGAAGTTGGCAGAACAGGACTGCCTGGCAGAAAGGGGCTGTTTTCCTTtgcactattattattttaaactttgacGGGCTGCTGACATCAGCAAATATGCCTGAAGCCGGTAAAGCAAATAAACCACATCACAGGGAGAAGCTTGTGGGGTTTTCTGGTGCCCCTCTTTCCAGAACCTACCTGTCCCAGCCACCTGAAGATACTTCTCCAGTCAACTCCCCAGGCAGCCCGGGGGCTTGCTTTATATAACAAAGGATGGCCCAGTCtgcacattttttctttcatccaaATCTATTATATCCCCAAAAGGCACTCTCTGTGGGTAGGAGAAAGGAGGGCAGGGgcggaaaaaagaaaggagacaatAGTTCCTTTTACTAAGAGCTTTTGCAAACTGTAGAAATATGGATACAAAAAGCACCAAAACAGTGCCTGTACCTAGGAAGTGCCTAATAAATGCTAGATAGTTTTTAAATGTCCATCCTCTTTTTTAATAATCATCATGGCACCAGGAGTGAGAATGGATGCCTAGCGCTGAATGCACCAGCGCCAGGACTTCAGTGCCCCTGGGAAAAGTGACTCCTCTCCCGTTCTCCTGGCCTAAGGGAAATCCTGGCAAGGAGCCAGCGAGCTTGTGGAGGAGAGTATGGTGGGCTCCTCACCAGGAAGCCCCATCCTTTTTTGGAACTGATATAATTTATTGTATCTTtgatcttaattattccattcTCAGCCACCTCCCAAACCAAAAAGATTCCATCTGGCATCTCTGTTTACTTCCTTATACaacatgtttattattattatctgatTATAAAAGTTGTATACTatagtccttatgatggacctaaacataagtaaaaggaaagaaaagtcacTCAAAATTCTGTCACTAAAACCCTACCACTACCAAAATTTGATATCTTTCCTTCCAGACCTTTTGAATTGTGAaggttttatattttgcttttttaaaaaaaatatagtttTGATGAGATTGTCTGTATGCTGTTATGCTCAGGGTTTGACAGACTCCTTGTAAATGGCTCCGTCCATCTGTTGGCTGCGCCATGGTGTATGTAACTGTTATCATGTTATTAGGTTGTTCCCAATAGTTTTTACTATTATAATATAACACCATGATAAGCTTCTTTGTGCACGTATCTGTTTCCCTAATTCAACCCTCTCCCAATAAGATAGGTTCCCAGAAAGAGAATTCCCAGAGTACAAACATTTACGGTCTTGATGCTTAATTGAcaattgcttttcaaaagatttgtTCTAATTACAACCTGCTGTGCATGACGGTACCTATTTCACCACACTTTGGCTTTCATTAGatattatattttaagaaaatattttaatcaaaattaattaaacaattCTTTTGGCCCCAGAAACCCAGGGCTGGCAACCACTGACTTAAAATATCATTACGATAGACAGGGCGGGTCATCTGGCCAGAAGTGTTAAGAGGACGtggtgccttctctccttcccatttCCTTGTCTTCCTGAGCTTGGCTTGGTAACAGCAATCTTGTCTCATATCAGAGATGTCCAGAGATCTGTCCAAGCAGGAGGGGCAAAAACTCCACGtgaggggcccgcctggtggcatagcggttaagtttgcgccctGGGCTGCGGGGGGgactggggttcgcgggttcggatctcaggcgtggatgtacacaccgctcatcaagccatgctgtggaggcatcccacatacaaaatagaggaagacgggcacggatgtcagctcagggacaatcttcctcaccaaaaatgaacaaacaaaaaaaaaaccctccatgTGAGCAAGGTTAAGAGGATTAACAAATAGGAGAATCagatttataaaaaagaaagtattcATTATCTTTTTTCATCTTGAGTCTAGCAGAAAAGGTTATTTTTAGATGTCATAAAATGTATTTGATTTTGCACTTCTCCCTACCCACCCCTgtcaaaaatgaaatcaaaataaaataaatgcataagCCCACTTCTTTATTAACAGCCTCTAATTAATAGTTaaaatttttctaagaatttatttctatgtatGATACTACATCTGAGCTTGTCCTCAAATTCTTGAGGAGTGAAAATTTGATTATGACAATTTGTGAAATTTCTGGTGTGAAAATGTTTGTGAAACGTTCTAAACAGAGAGCAAGGAGGATGAGGAGAAACTGGCTTTTGCTGAGTGCTTTCCAAACCCCAGATCCTCATGCTGAGTCTTTTCCCATGCGTTTTCTCTGCATTCATCCTGTGACAtagaagttttgtgtttttttttttttttttttgcaggggagaagtcaccctgagctaacacttgttgccaatcttcctcttttttagagATAGAACTTTTCAACCTCCaatttttacagataaagaaacgaAGGCCA
Coding sequences within:
- the RASSF10 gene encoding ras association domain-containing protein 10 — its product is MDPSEKKISVWICQEEKLVSGLSRRTTCSDVVRVLLEDGCRRRRRQRRGRRRGAAGDPPAPGEMPEPPDEDDEDDDEALPQGMLCGPPQCYCIVEKWRGFERILPNKTRILRLWAAWGDERENVRFVLVRSEASLPNAGPRSAEARVVLSRERPCSARGVPARPGLAMTQEKQRRVVRKAFRKLAKLNRRRQQQPSSPCSSSSSTASSCSSSPRASESASVERMETLVHLVLSQDHTIRQQVQRLRELDREIDRYEAKVHLDRMRRHGVNYVQDTYLVGADNELDGPSPEEEPEAVAAAAPLDGEAQAAALEELARRCDDLLRLQEQRAQQEELLERLSAEIQEELNQRWMRRRQEELAAREEPPEPDGSLDGELLLEQERVRTQLSTSLYIGLRLNTDLEAVKSDLDYSQQQWDSKERELQGLLQTLHTLELTVAPSGTPGSGGPSREPRPQACAEVWVDQARGLAKSCPGNDEDSDTGLSSMHSQDSDSVPVCESLV